A genomic window from Peromyscus maniculatus bairdii isolate BWxNUB_F1_BW_parent chromosome 1, HU_Pman_BW_mat_3.1, whole genome shotgun sequence includes:
- the LOC143271939 gene encoding vomeronasal type-1 receptor 4-like, which translates to MSSQNKTLKATEELALQTLLLFEIGCGTLANILLFVHNFSRIFTHSRLRPTQVIVTNLAVANAFLLLVTAFPNNVMVFVPRSPPTNLQCKIEFFIRLVARSTNMCSTSILSIHQFLTLVPGHWGMWMLRGRAPNALSYSCYSCWLFSFLNNVYIPIKVSGPQSTGNDTHNQSKWVCSTSGFNAGFLFLRFSHDATFISIMVWTSVSMVILLHRHHQRTQHILTAKQNHRGHAEARAAHTILMLVVTFVGLYLLNFICVIFHTFLMDSRIWLRHVNEVLTAGFPTISPFLLIFRDPKNPCSVFFNC; encoded by the coding sequence ATGTCCTCTCAGAATAAAACTCTAAAAGCCACTGAGGAATTGGCTCTCCAGACCCTCCTGCTTTTTGAGATTGGGTGTGGAACACTGGCCAACATTCTTCTGTTTGTGCATAATTTCTCTCGCATCTTTACTCACTCTCGACTGAGGCCCACACAGGTCATTGTCACCAACTTGGCTGTGGCCAATGCCTTCCTTCTCCTGGTCACTGCATTTCCAAACAACGTGATGGTTTTTGTTCCAAGGAGTCCTCCTACTAACCTGCAATGCAAAATTGAGTTCTTCATTCGCTTGGTGGCTCGAAGCACAAACATGTGCTCCACCTCTATCCTGAGCATCCATCAGTTTCTCACTCTTGTTCCTGGTCACTGGGGTATGTGGATGCTCCGAGGAAGAGCCCCTAATGCCCTGAGTTATTCTTGTTACAGTTGTTGGTTGTTCAGTTTCTTAAATAATGTCTACATTCCAATCAAAGTCAGTGGTCCACAGAGCACAGGCAATGACACTCACAATCAAAGCAAGTGGGTCTGCTCCACATCTGGATTCAATGCAGGCTTTCTCTTCTTGCGTTTTTCCCATGATGCCACATTCATCAGCATCATGGTCTGGACCagtgtctccatggtgattctCCTCCATAGGCATCACCAGCGAACACAGCACATCCTCACTGCCAAACAGAACCACCGAGGCCATGCTGAGGCCAGAGCCGCCCACACCATCCTCATGCTGGTGGTCACATTTGTTGGCTTGTACctcctaaattttatttgtgtaatcTTCCATACTTTTTTAATGGACTCTCGTATCTGGTTGAGGCATGTTAATGAAGTTTTGACTGCAGGCTTCCCCACTATTTCCCCCTTCCTGTTGATCTTTAGGGATCCTAAGAATCCCTGTTCTGTGTTCTTCAACTGCTAA